A genomic stretch from Hemicordylus capensis ecotype Gifberg chromosome 1, rHemCap1.1.pri, whole genome shotgun sequence includes:
- the LOC128340283 gene encoding formin-1-like: MEGTHTVLQLHRPIMELCYVSFYLPKGKVRGFTYKGCVTLDKSKKCLHNCYQVREGLEAVGSRGQLCESIGDIFFKQTTTKNILTELYKLNAEKERLLASLLSSTHILGVNMGNQDGKLQDISESLNDDNLRFKDQQESFSESMEKTSTLRSKKTRKFSKRRESIEDFINKKIKRKIPAVLEPPALNSKEMLGTDILSSTKYPADVFSSSFTCSFSNKVEDKDVISSYVNKPSERSRKECLLENSRALGSDTDLSVSFSEYDNDVFGHCFAHSSHSLLDDVEDILQGMQVQQNSPLLNSFQDLPSQTYETFDKTIAEICKSKPEVAGVSKVPDSEHQLQRTARTSIEYGQIPYAASKGSKELIGSVFATVTQEKDHESYIQQYKGEQEHVIDESCSLAGAVNKTLLKVIQNDRLDETAEWKRLQHITRTDRSPPGSAYETRPTVSQENNKHLSLHLPITLNPDIYQTRTSIKQEDKKPLSPSLVAVSNVFNNSYPASNAHKQMSPLPSPLSSSLPSPQLHHRILPLPTVDTAQESVYSDSHRSRCHTTNFPLGKDLEAQLHFKCSEYGHRGLSMRQPGPCQFASGDHSGKSSPKEKNYIQPQHQLYSESYAMQCTDIQAPMS; this comes from the exons ATGGAAGGCACTCATACTGTCCTCCAGTTGCACAGACCCATAATGGAACTTTGCTACGTCAGTTTCTATCTTCCAAAGGGAAAAGTTAGAGGATTCACATATAAGGGCTGTGTGACTCTAGACAAATCCAAGAAATGTTTGCATAACTGCTATCAAGTGAGGGAAGGCTTGGAGGCAGTAGGATCAAGAGGCCAGCTCTGTGAAAGCATTGGAGATATCTTTTTCAAGCAAACCACTACAAAGAATATTCTCACTGAACTGTATAAACTAAACGCTGAAAAGGAGAGGCTGTTGGCTAGTCTGCTTAGTTCAACCCACATTCTAGGTGTTAATATGGGAAATCAGGATGGAAAGCTGCAGGACATTTCTGAAAGTCTGAATGATGATAATCTGAGATTCAAGGATCAACAAGAGTCTTTCTCGGAATCCATGGAGAAGACATCCACCCTGAGAAGCAAAAAAACAAGGAAATTTAGCAAACGAAGAGAAAGCATTGAAGATTTcataaacaaaaaaataaaaagaaagatccCTGCAGTTCTGGAGCCTCCTGCATTAAACAGCAAAGAAATGTTAGGAACTGACATACTGTCTTCTACCAAATACCCTGCTGATGTCTTTTCCAGTTCTTTTACATGTTCATTTTCGAATAAAGTAGAAGACAAAGATGTTATATCATCATATGTGAATAAACCATCAGAAAGATCAAGGAAAGAGTGTTTGCTTGAGAACAGTCGGGCTTTGGGATCTGATACAgacctctctgtttctttctctgagTATGACAATGATGTATTTGGACACTGTTTTGCACATTCCAGCCACAGTTTGTTAGATGATGTAGAGGACATTCTGCAAGGGATGCAGGTGCAGCAGAACAGCCCTTTGTTGAACTCTTTCCAAGATCTTCCATCCCAAACATATGAGACTTTTGATAAGACTATAGCAGAGATCTGCAAAAGCAAACCTGAAGTTGCAGGGGTATCAAAAGTACCAGATTCAGAACATCAGCTGCAGAGAACTGCAAGAACCTCTATAGAATATGGCCAAATACCTTATGCGGCCAGTAAGGGAAGTAAAGAATTGATTGGTTCTGTGTTCGCCACTGTGACGCAAGAGAAAGATCATGAAAGCTATATTCAGCAGTATAAAGGAGAACAAGAGCATGTTATTGATGAATCGTGTAGCCTAGCTGGAGCAGTCAATAAAACACTTCTGAAAGTGATTCAGAATGACAGGTTAGATGAAACTGCAGAATGGAAGAGATTACAGCATATTACAAGAACAGACAGAAGTCCACCAGGCTCGGCCTATGAAACAAGACCTACTGTATCCCAGGAAAACAATAAACATTTGTCTTTACACCTGCCAATAACTTTGAATCCTGATATTTATCAGACACGGACCAGCATTAAGCAGGAAGACAAAAAGCCACTGTCTCCCTCTTTAGTAGCAGTTAGCAATGTTTTTAATAATTCATATCCAGCATCAAATGCACACAAACAGAtgtctcctcttccttcccctttaTCCTCAAGTCTGCCTAGTCCACAGCTACACCACAGAATACTTCCTTTGCCCACGGTGGACACTGCACAAGAATCTGTGTATAGTGACTCTCATCGTTCAAGATGTCATACTACAAATTTCCCTTTGGGTAAAGATTTGGAAGCACAGTTGCATTTCAAATGTTCAGAATATGGACATCGTGGACTTTCTATGAGACAACCAGGACCATGTCAATTTGCTAGTGGGGATCATTCTGGAAAAAGCAGTCCTAAGGAAAAAAACTACATTCAACCGCAACATCAACTGTATTCAG AGAGCTATGCGATGCAATGTACTGACATCCAGGCCCCAATGTCTTGA